Proteins from one Flavobacterium sp. N2038 genomic window:
- a CDS encoding GNAT family N-acetyltransferase, giving the protein MITLKGESIYLRALEPNDLEFVYAMENDQSIWEVSNTNTPYSRFLIRQYLENAQQDIYEAKQLRLAICQDEDFPAIGLIDLFEFDPRNNKAGVGIVIQNKDNRNQNIGSEALGLLIKYSFHHLNLHQLYANINVGNEASIALFTKFGFEKIGIKKDWILLNNHYQDEAIFQLINKHI; this is encoded by the coding sequence ATGATAACACTCAAAGGAGAATCGATTTATTTACGAGCATTAGAACCTAATGATTTAGAGTTTGTATATGCTATGGAAAATGATCAGAGCATTTGGGAAGTCAGTAATACCAATACACCATATAGTCGCTTTTTGATTCGGCAATATCTTGAAAATGCACAGCAGGATATTTATGAAGCAAAACAATTGCGTTTAGCAATTTGTCAGGATGAAGATTTTCCGGCAATTGGATTAATAGATTTATTTGAATTTGATCCCAGAAACAATAAAGCCGGAGTTGGAATTGTAATTCAGAATAAAGATAACAGAAACCAAAACATTGGTTCTGAGGCGCTGGGATTATTAATTAAATATTCATTTCACCATTTAAATTTGCATCAATTATATGCAAATATTAATGTAGGAAATGAAGCTAGTATAGCTCTTTTTACTAAATTTGGTTTTGAGAAAATAGGAATTAAAAAAGATTGGATTTTGCTAAATAACCACTATCAAGACGAAGCAATTTTTCAGTTAATTAACAAACATATTTAA
- the mltG gene encoding endolytic transglycosylase MltG has translation MKLKKIITILAVAVISVLMIYGFILISRIFSANTKFEEKELYVYVPTGANYTDVKKILEPYIKNFDNFELVANKRSYPENVKSGRFLLKKDMNNIDLVRAMRSNVPVKLAFNNQERLENFAGRVGSEIEADSLSLLKAIKDSTFMAANGFNEENVFAMFIPNTYEIYWNTSAEKFRDKMIKEYHNFWTAERIEKAKKQGLTPVQATILASIVHKESVKKDERPRIAGVYLNRLRLAMPLQADPTVIYALKLRDNNFDQVIKRVFYNDLVMKSPYNTYVNIGLPPGPIAMPDITALDAVLNPEKNDYIYFCASVERFGYHEFASTLAEHNVNAKKYSDWIASQGVTR, from the coding sequence TTGAAATTAAAAAAAATCATCACAATACTAGCTGTAGCCGTAATTTCTGTTTTAATGATTTACGGATTTATTTTAATTAGCAGAATATTTAGTGCTAATACTAAATTTGAAGAAAAAGAACTTTATGTATACGTTCCTACAGGAGCTAACTATACAGATGTAAAAAAAATATTAGAACCATACATTAAGAATTTCGACAATTTTGAATTAGTAGCCAACAAAAGAAGCTATCCTGAAAATGTAAAATCAGGTCGCTTTTTGCTTAAAAAAGACATGAACAATATTGATTTGGTACGTGCTATGCGCTCTAATGTTCCGGTAAAATTGGCTTTTAATAATCAGGAGCGTTTAGAGAATTTTGCTGGCAGAGTGGGTTCTGAAATTGAAGCTGACAGTTTATCTTTATTAAAAGCAATAAAAGATTCTACTTTTATGGCAGCAAACGGATTTAATGAAGAAAATGTTTTTGCCATGTTTATTCCAAACACTTATGAAATTTACTGGAATACTTCTGCAGAAAAGTTCCGTGATAAAATGATTAAGGAGTATCATAATTTTTGGACAGCTGAAAGGATTGAAAAAGCAAAAAAACAAGGTTTAACTCCGGTTCAGGCTACTATTTTAGCTTCAATTGTTCACAAAGAGTCGGTTAAAAAAGATGAACGTCCACGTATTGCTGGTGTTTATTTAAACCGTTTGCGTTTGGCAATGCCTTTGCAAGCTGATCCAACTGTAATTTATGCTTTAAAATTAAGAGATAACAATTTTGATCAGGTTATTAAGAGAGTTTTTTATAATGATTTGGTTATGAAATCGCCTTATAATACTTATGTAAATATTGGGCTTCCTCCGGGGCCAATTGCAATGCCTGATATTACGGCACTTGATGCAGTTTTAAATCCTGAGAAAAACGATTATATTTATTTTTGTGCGAGTGTAGAACGTTTCGGTTATCACGAATTTGCTTCAACTTTGGCAGAACATAATGTTAATGCGAAAAAGTATTCTGACTGGATTGCAAGTCAGGGTGTAACAAGATAA
- a CDS encoding peptidoglycan-binding protein LysM: MIKKWYFYASLIVIITFLSLGFKPFNLETKPWFLTEKTDGTEYMFPSQEKDDYPNLNFPYTGNHLIGFKEAVAFKESQGKYRLVNSLGYMGKYQFGAEALRAIGIKNNKNFLKDPALQEKAFIALLSKNKWILRNEIQKYEGQIISGIEITESGILAAAHLGGAGSVKNFFKNKGNRHFRDAYGTSLRSYLKAFGGYDLSYIEADSNATVND, from the coding sequence ATGATAAAGAAATGGTATTTTTACGCGAGTTTGATCGTTATTATTACATTTTTAAGTTTGGGTTTTAAACCCTTCAATCTGGAGACCAAGCCTTGGTTCTTAACAGAAAAAACAGATGGAACAGAATACATGTTTCCATCACAAGAAAAGGATGATTATCCTAATTTAAACTTCCCATACACCGGAAACCATTTAATAGGCTTTAAAGAAGCAGTTGCTTTTAAAGAATCTCAAGGAAAGTACCGTTTGGTCAATTCACTTGGTTATATGGGGAAATATCAATTTGGGGCTGAAGCTCTAAGAGCTATTGGTATTAAAAACAACAAAAACTTTTTAAAAGATCCGGCATTACAAGAAAAAGCTTTTATTGCATTACTATCCAAAAACAAATGGATTTTGCGTAATGAAATTCAAAAGTACGAAGGACAGATTATTAGTGGTATTGAAATTACCGAATCTGGTATTTTGGCTGCTGCGCATCTTGGCGGAGCTGGCTCAGTAAAAAACTTCTTTAAGAATAAAGGGAACAGGCATTTTAGAGATGCTTACGGAACTTCTTTAAGAAGTTATTTAAAAGCTTTTGGAGGATATGATCTTTCGTATATTGAGGCAGATAGTAACGCCACAGTAAACGATTAA
- the scpA gene encoding methylmalonyl-CoA mutase — translation MIRKDLKHIKLEVKSEKSDVDQNQQMTENFMTAEGIEIKKNYSQKDLEDLEFLDFGAGFAPNLRGPYATMYVRRPWTIRQYAGFSTAEESNAFYRRNLAAGQKGLSIAFDLPTHRGYDSDHERVVGDVGKAGVAIDSVEDMKVLFDQIPLDEMSVSMTMNGAVLPIMAFYIVAAEEQGVALSKLSGTIQNDILKEFMVRNTYIYPPTPSMKIIADIFEFTSKKMPKFNSISISGYHMQEAGATADIELAYTLADGLEYIRTGLSTGMSIDEFAPRLSFFWAIGMNHFMEIAKMRAGRMIWAKLIQQFNPKSDKSLALRTHCQTSGWSLTEQDPFNNVARTCIEATAAAFGGTQSLHTNALDEAIALPTDFSARIARNTQIFLQEETKITKTVDPWGGSYYVESLTNEILKNTWKLIEEVEELGGMTKAIEAGIPKLRIEEAAARKQAKIDSGQDIIVGVNQFRLEKEDPLHILDVDNQMVRKQQIERLTDIKAKRNTEKVNQSLEKLIHCAKTGQGNLLEIATEAARERATLGEISDALESVFGRFKAQIKSFSGVYSAAIKNDENFEKAKQLADAFAKQEGRRPRIMIAKMGQDGHDRGAKVVATGYADVGFDVDIGPLFQTPAEAAKQAVENDVHILGVSSLAAGHKTLVPQVIEELKKHGRDDIMVIVGGVIPAQDYQYLFDAGAVAVFGPGTKISEAAIQILEILID, via the coding sequence ATGATAAGAAAAGACCTTAAACATATAAAATTAGAAGTTAAAAGTGAGAAGTCAGATGTTGATCAGAATCAACAAATGACCGAAAACTTCATGACTGCTGAAGGAATTGAAATCAAAAAAAACTATTCACAAAAAGATCTTGAAGATTTAGAATTTCTTGATTTCGGGGCTGGCTTTGCACCCAATTTACGCGGACCTTATGCTACAATGTATGTAAGACGCCCATGGACAATTCGTCAATATGCAGGATTTTCAACAGCAGAAGAAAGTAATGCTTTTTACAGAAGAAATCTTGCTGCAGGACAAAAAGGGCTATCTATTGCTTTTGATTTACCCACACACCGAGGTTACGATTCAGATCATGAAAGAGTAGTTGGTGACGTTGGAAAAGCCGGAGTTGCGATTGATTCTGTTGAAGATATGAAAGTATTATTCGATCAGATTCCATTAGATGAAATGTCAGTTTCAATGACTATGAACGGAGCTGTCCTGCCAATTATGGCCTTTTACATTGTTGCGGCCGAAGAACAAGGAGTTGCATTAAGTAAATTGTCAGGGACAATTCAAAATGACATCTTGAAGGAATTTATGGTGCGTAATACTTATATCTATCCACCAACACCTTCTATGAAAATCATCGCTGATATTTTTGAATTTACGAGCAAAAAAATGCCGAAATTCAATTCTATCTCTATTTCAGGTTATCATATGCAGGAAGCAGGCGCGACAGCAGATATTGAGTTAGCCTATACGTTAGCAGATGGTTTAGAATACATTAGAACAGGATTATCAACCGGAATGTCAATTGATGAATTTGCCCCTCGCCTTTCTTTCTTTTGGGCTATTGGTATGAATCATTTCATGGAAATCGCAAAAATGAGAGCCGGCCGAATGATCTGGGCAAAATTAATTCAGCAATTTAATCCAAAAAGTGATAAATCCTTAGCTCTTAGAACACATTGCCAAACTAGTGGCTGGAGTTTAACAGAACAGGATCCTTTTAACAATGTAGCGAGAACTTGTATCGAGGCTACAGCAGCAGCATTTGGAGGAACGCAATCATTGCATACCAATGCACTTGATGAAGCAATTGCACTTCCAACTGACTTCTCTGCCAGAATTGCCCGTAATACTCAAATATTTTTACAGGAAGAAACTAAAATTACCAAAACAGTTGATCCTTGGGGAGGAAGTTATTATGTTGAATCATTGACTAATGAAATCCTAAAAAATACCTGGAAGCTAATCGAGGAAGTTGAAGAATTAGGCGGTATGACAAAAGCTATCGAAGCCGGAATCCCTAAACTTAGAATCGAAGAAGCTGCCGCAAGAAAACAAGCAAAGATTGATAGCGGTCAGGATATTATTGTTGGTGTAAACCAATTTAGATTAGAAAAAGAAGATCCGTTACATATTTTAGATGTTGACAACCAAATGGTTCGTAAGCAGCAAATTGAACGTCTTACTGACATAAAAGCAAAAAGAAATACTGAAAAAGTAAATCAATCACTGGAAAAATTAATTCATTGTGCCAAAACCGGACAAGGAAACTTACTGGAAATTGCTACTGAAGCTGCTCGCGAAAGAGCAACATTAGGAGAAATTAGCGATGCTCTGGAAAGTGTTTTTGGCAGATTTAAAGCACAAATTAAATCCTTTAGCGGTGTGTATAGTGCAGCAATAAAAAATGACGAAAATTTTGAAAAAGCTAAGCAGTTAGCAGATGCTTTTGCAAAACAAGAAGGAAGACGTCCAAGAATCATGATTGCCAAAATGGGGCAAGATGGGCATGACCGAGGCGCAAAAGTTGTAGCAACTGGTTATGCAGATGTAGGTTTTGATGTCGATATAGGTCCACTTTTTCAAACTCCTGCTGAAGCCGCTAAACAAGCTGTCGAAAATGACGTTCACATTTTAGGTGTTTCTTCTTTAGCTGCCGGACATAAAACTCTGGTCCCACAAGTAATCGAAGAACTAAAAAAACATGGTCGCGACGATATTATGGTGATTGTGGGTGGTGTTATTCCGGCGCAGGACTATCAATATTTATTTGATGCCGGTGCTGTAGCCGTTTTTGGTCCCGGAACTAAAATCAGTGAAGCAGCCATTCAAATTTTAGAAATCTTAATTGACTAA
- a CDS encoding methylmalonyl-CoA mutase subunit beta yields the protein MATTLFNDFNPISSKQWKQKIQFELDGADYNETVIWNSPEDIQVKPFYHRDEFAGAASAETQVSNFTICQNIFVHDVEKSIQRAINTIERGAESLRFSIENENIDIQKLLETLPLENKIVYFNLSFISIDFVKKLDSISIQKKATFFCNIDPIGHFAREGNWFTTSDKNNFETLENISKTVTNLSLLSIDLGLYQNAGANITQQIAYSLAHANEYLNRLPNIVTPIVFQVSIGTNYFFEIAKLRTLRMLFKLIAAEYNPDIECHILATPTRRNKTIYDYNVNMLRTTTECMSAILGGADSVANLPYDALYHKDNEFGDRIARNQLLVLKHESYFDKVNNPADGSYYIESLTTQLAEKSLTLFKDIESNGGFLKLLNDGTIKKKIQESANKEQDLFDSKKEVLLGTNKYPNKEDKMKHDLELFPFVKIKPRKTLITPIIEKRLAEKLEQERLELE from the coding sequence ATGGCCACTACCCTGTTCAACGATTTCAATCCGATTTCATCCAAGCAATGGAAACAAAAAATTCAGTTTGAACTGGATGGAGCTGATTACAACGAAACAGTTATCTGGAACTCTCCAGAAGATATTCAGGTAAAACCTTTTTATCACCGCGATGAGTTTGCTGGTGCTGCGTCTGCAGAAACTCAGGTTTCAAACTTTACAATCTGTCAAAATATTTTTGTTCATGATGTCGAGAAATCGATTCAAAGAGCCATCAACACTATCGAAAGAGGTGCTGAAAGTTTACGTTTTTCAATAGAAAATGAGAATATCGATATTCAAAAACTACTTGAAACTCTTCCTTTAGAAAACAAAATCGTTTACTTTAATTTGAGTTTTATCTCAATCGATTTCGTAAAAAAACTGGATTCAATTTCAATTCAGAAAAAAGCAACTTTTTTCTGTAATATAGATCCAATTGGCCATTTTGCAAGAGAAGGAAACTGGTTCACAACATCTGACAAAAATAATTTTGAAACACTGGAAAATATTTCAAAAACAGTCACCAATCTTTCACTCCTAAGTATTGATTTAGGTTTGTACCAAAATGCAGGAGCCAATATTACACAGCAAATCGCTTACAGCTTAGCGCACGCAAACGAATATTTAAATCGTTTACCAAATATTGTAACTCCAATTGTTTTCCAGGTATCAATTGGAACGAATTATTTCTTTGAAATTGCAAAACTTCGCACTTTAAGAATGCTTTTTAAATTAATTGCTGCAGAATATAATCCTGATATCGAATGTCATATTCTGGCAACACCAACGAGGCGTAATAAAACCATTTACGATTACAATGTTAATATGCTTCGTACCACAACCGAATGCATGTCGGCAATATTAGGAGGAGCAGATTCTGTAGCCAATTTACCTTATGACGCCTTATACCATAAAGACAATGAATTTGGAGATCGTATTGCTCGAAATCAATTGTTAGTCCTGAAACACGAAAGCTATTTTGACAAAGTAAATAATCCGGCTGACGGCAGTTATTATATAGAAAGCTTAACCACACAACTGGCAGAAAAAAGTCTTACCTTATTTAAAGATATTGAATCCAATGGTGGTTTCTTAAAATTATTAAACGACGGAACGATCAAAAAGAAAATTCAGGAAAGCGCCAATAAAGAACAAGATTTATTCGATTCAAAAAAAGAAGTTTTATTAGGAACGAATAAATATCCCAACAAAGAAGACAAAATGAAACATGATTTAGAACTGTTTCCTTTTGTAAAAATTAAACCAAGAAAAACATTAATTACACCAATAATAGAAAAAAGATTAGCAGAGAAACTGGAACAAGAACGTTTAGAACTTGAATAG
- a CDS encoding FtsB family cell division protein, which produces MKLKNPYKGKKWFKYLGNKYVWVLLFFIVWMLFLDNYSYFDHRFLDGQINELQDNKKYYQQEIKKDQEQIKQLKNPEQIEKYAREKYFMKKDSEDIYIIQFEGDTIQDKE; this is translated from the coding sequence ATGAAATTAAAAAATCCATACAAAGGCAAAAAATGGTTCAAATACCTTGGCAATAAATATGTTTGGGTCCTTCTGTTTTTTATTGTCTGGATGTTATTTTTAGACAACTACTCCTATTTTGATCATCGCTTTCTTGATGGCCAGATAAATGAATTGCAAGACAATAAAAAATATTATCAGCAAGAAATAAAAAAAGATCAGGAACAGATTAAACAACTTAAGAATCCTGAACAAATAGAAAAATATGCTCGCGAAAAATACTTTATGAAAAAGGACAGCGAAGATATTTACATCATCCAATTTGAAGGAGATACCATTCAAGATAAAGAATAA
- the udk gene encoding uridine kinase → MLIIGLAGGTGSGKTTVVHQIMNELPDTEVGVISQDSYYKQTDNLSFDERALINFDHPRAIDFELLVKHLKALKAGETIDQPVYSFIQHNRTDDTVSTHPRKVMIVEGILILTNPELRELFDIKIFVHADSDERLIRRLKRDISERGRDIDEVLNRYQNTLKPMHEQFIEPSKAFADIIIPNDKYNTVAIDVVRAVINQRIL, encoded by the coding sequence ATGCTCATTATTGGACTTGCAGGAGGAACAGGAAGTGGAAAAACAACGGTAGTACACCAAATCATGAACGAATTACCAGACACTGAAGTGGGCGTAATTTCTCAGGATTCGTATTATAAACAAACCGATAATTTATCTTTTGACGAAAGAGCATTAATCAATTTTGATCATCCTCGAGCTATTGATTTTGAATTATTAGTAAAACATTTAAAAGCGCTAAAAGCCGGAGAAACTATTGATCAGCCTGTTTATTCTTTTATTCAGCATAACAGAACTGACGATACGGTTTCAACTCACCCTAGAAAAGTAATGATTGTCGAGGGTATATTAATTTTGACAAATCCGGAATTACGGGAACTTTTTGATATCAAAATTTTCGTTCACGCAGATTCAGATGAAAGATTAATCCGTCGTTTAAAAAGAGATATTTCAGAGCGAGGACGTGATATCGACGAGGTTTTAAACCGTTATCAAAACACATTGAAGCCTATGCACGAGCAATTTATAGAGCCGTCAAAAGCATTTGCTGATATTATTATCCCGAATGACAAATACAACACTGTAGCAATTGATGTTGTGCGTGCTGTAATTAATCAGCGAATTTTATAA
- a CDS encoding SDR family oxidoreductase, producing the protein MSYTDKMLRDDALKGKVIVVTGGGSGLGKAMTKYFLELGAQVAITSRDLEKLKATAAELESETGGKCLPLQCDVRHYEEVENMLQETLKVFGKVDVLLNNAAGNFISPTERLSANAFDTVIDIVLKGSKNCTLAFGKHWIDTKQTSATILNIVTTYAWTGSAYVVPSATAKAGVLAMTRSLAVEWAKYGIRSNAIAPGPFPTKGAWDRLLPGDLAEKFDMSKKVPLKRVGDHQELANLAAYLVSDFSAYVNGDVITIDGGEWLKGAGQFNLLEAIPEELWDQLEMMIKAKKNK; encoded by the coding sequence ATGAGCTATACAGATAAAATGTTACGAGATGACGCCTTAAAAGGTAAAGTCATTGTAGTTACTGGCGGCGGAAGTGGTTTAGGAAAAGCAATGACAAAATATTTCTTAGAATTAGGCGCTCAGGTAGCGATTACTTCAAGAGATTTAGAAAAGCTTAAAGCTACTGCTGCAGAACTTGAAAGTGAAACTGGCGGAAAATGTTTGCCTCTTCAATGTGACGTTCGTCATTATGAAGAAGTAGAAAACATGCTTCAGGAAACATTAAAAGTATTCGGAAAAGTAGATGTTCTTTTGAACAATGCAGCCGGAAACTTTATTTCTCCAACTGAAAGATTATCTGCCAATGCTTTCGATACTGTTATCGATATTGTACTGAAAGGTTCTAAAAACTGTACACTTGCTTTTGGAAAACACTGGATTGACACTAAACAAACATCGGCTACAATTTTAAATATTGTTACTACTTATGCCTGGACAGGTTCAGCTTACGTAGTACCAAGTGCTACTGCAAAAGCAGGAGTTTTAGCTATGACAAGAAGTCTTGCTGTAGAATGGGCAAAATACGGAATTCGTTCTAACGCGATTGCTCCGGGGCCATTCCCTACAAAAGGTGCATGGGACAGATTATTACCGGGAGATCTTGCCGAAAAATTTGATATGTCTAAAAAAGTGCCATTAAAACGTGTAGGAGATCATCAGGAATTAGCCAATTTAGCTGCTTATTTAGTTTCCGATTTCTCTGCTTATGTAAACGGAGATGTAATTACAATTGACGGAGGCGAATGGTTAAAAGGTGCCGGACAATTCAATTTATTAGAAGCAATTCCAGAAGAACTTTGGGATCAGCTTGAAATGATGATAAAAGCAAAAAAGAATAAATAA
- a CDS encoding methionine aminotransferase yields MSKLPNVTTSIFTVMSKMAVEYNAINLSQGFPNFPVDERLTDIVARLSKENVHQYTPMAGYPPLMSKIAALTQSSYNRTINPDLELLVTAGATQGIFTSILALVKENDEVIILDPSYDSYESPVLLCKAKPVRVALNDDYTPNWEIIEKACSEKSRMIIINNPHNPTGKILTEADFLQLEKLLSKYPDLLVLSDEVYEYITFEEKHISAHTKSFLLDRCIMVSSFGKSFHITGWKIGYTVAPEHLMKEIKKVHQFLVFSVNSISQFAISEYLDVVDVNLLGKFYQEKRDYFQKLLKNSQFELKPCEGTYFQVASYANISNDDDITFCKKLITDHGVAAIPISSFYSDHKDQKLIRFCFAKDNFTLESAAKKLSKI; encoded by the coding sequence ATGAGTAAACTCCCAAACGTAACCACAAGCATTTTTACGGTAATGTCAAAAATGGCAGTCGAATATAATGCGATAAATCTTTCTCAAGGATTTCCAAATTTTCCTGTTGATGAAAGATTGACGGATATTGTTGCCCGATTATCAAAGGAAAACGTCCATCAATATACGCCAATGGCAGGTTATCCGCCATTGATGAGTAAAATTGCAGCGTTAACTCAGAGTTCTTATAACAGAACAATCAATCCTGATTTAGAACTTTTAGTTACAGCTGGGGCCACACAGGGAATTTTTACTTCAATTTTGGCTTTGGTAAAAGAAAATGACGAAGTCATTATTCTCGATCCGAGTTATGATTCATACGAGTCACCTGTTTTACTTTGTAAAGCAAAACCTGTTCGGGTAGCCTTAAATGATGATTATACCCCAAATTGGGAAATAATCGAAAAAGCTTGTTCGGAGAAAAGCCGAATGATTATCATCAACAATCCGCATAATCCGACTGGAAAAATATTAACCGAAGCAGATTTCCTTCAATTAGAAAAATTACTATCAAAATATCCCGATCTACTGGTTTTATCTGATGAAGTTTACGAATACATCACTTTTGAAGAAAAACACATTTCGGCACATACCAAAAGTTTTCTTTTAGATCGCTGTATTATGGTTTCTTCATTTGGAAAATCATTTCATATCACGGGATGGAAAATTGGCTACACTGTTGCTCCTGAACACTTAATGAAAGAAATCAAAAAAGTACATCAATTTCTGGTTTTCAGCGTAAACAGTATTTCTCAGTTTGCCATCAGCGAATATTTAGATGTTGTTGATGTTAATTTGCTTGGGAAATTCTATCAGGAAAAGAGAGATTATTTCCAGAAACTGCTTAAAAATAGCCAATTTGAACTTAAACCATGCGAAGGGACATATTTTCAGGTTGCCTCGTATGCCAATATTTCAAACGATGACGATATTACTTTTTGTAAAAAACTAATTACAGATCATGGTGTTGCCGCTATTCCTATTTCCTCTTTTTATTCAGATCATAAAGACCAGAAATTAATCCGTTTTTGCTTTGCCAAAGACAATTTTACATTAGAGTCAGCAGCAAAAAAATTGTCCAAAATATAA
- a CDS encoding energy transducer TonB: protein MKKLLLLVLICFLQNTFSQYKEPTIKSDPDAVLNKTEEIPTIDTKPEFPGGPEALHNDFLKKNYKMPNVSNLKGKVYVAFMVEQNGTLSNIKVLRDIGHGTGEEAIRVLKISPKWIPAKKNGKPVRWQYSFPINVTGNEPPNAVKLYNSTQSSSVIPVIEEENQVYNTAGIEVRPEFPGGQEALEHFLKDNYKKPQNDLKGKVYATFIIEKDGSLSDIKILRDIGFGTGAEAIRVLKNSPKWTPGKQNNKVVRVLYSMPIVIN from the coding sequence ATGAAAAAGTTACTTCTACTTGTTTTGATTTGCTTTCTACAAAATACATTTTCACAATATAAAGAACCAACAATCAAATCAGATCCAGATGCAGTACTTAATAAAACAGAAGAAATTCCAACCATAGATACCAAACCGGAATTTCCTGGAGGGCCAGAGGCTTTACACAACGATTTTCTTAAGAAAAATTACAAGATGCCTAACGTAAGTAACTTAAAAGGTAAAGTCTATGTTGCTTTTATGGTTGAACAAAATGGAACATTAAGCAATATAAAAGTCTTAAGAGATATTGGTCATGGAACTGGAGAAGAAGCTATTAGAGTTCTAAAAATATCTCCAAAATGGATTCCTGCAAAGAAAAATGGTAAACCTGTAAGATGGCAATATTCATTTCCTATAAATGTAACTGGAAACGAACCACCAAACGCAGTCAAATTGTATAACTCTACTCAAAGCAGTTCAGTTATACCTGTTATTGAAGAAGAAAATCAAGTTTATAATACCGCAGGTATAGAAGTAAGACCTGAATTTCCAGGTGGCCAAGAAGCCTTAGAACATTTTTTAAAAGACAATTACAAAAAACCACAAAATGATTTAAAAGGAAAAGTTTATGCTACTTTTATTATCGAAAAAGATGGCTCTTTAAGTGATATAAAAATCTTAAGAGACATTGGATTCGGTACGGGTGCAGAAGCAATTAGAGTATTAAAAAATTCTCCAAAATGGACTCCCGGAAAACAAAATAACAAAGTAGTTCGAGTTTTATATTCTATGCCTATAGTTATAAATTAA
- a CDS encoding energy transducer TonB, which yields MNGFIKQNFKNPKEGLKGKIYATFIIEKDGSLSDTKILRDLGHETGTEAIRVLKLFPKWSPGKQNNKTIRVLYSIAMVIN from the coding sequence ATGAACGGATTTATAAAACAAAATTTCAAAAATCCAAAAGAAGGTTTAAAAGGAAAAATATACGCCACTTTTATTATTGAAAAAGACGGATCATTAAGCGATACTAAAATTTTAAGAGATCTTGGACACGAAACAGGCACGGAAGCCATAAGAGTTTTGAAACTATTTCCAAAATGGAGCCCTGGAAAACAAAACAATAAAACCATTAGAGTTCTCTACTCCATTGCAATGGTAATAAATTAA
- a CDS encoding SAM-dependent methyltransferase: protein MKLLGKLYLIPTTMGESDPMDVLPQTVRRSIELIDHYIVENDKTARKSIKAVYPEKKQSELVLFTLNKRTEPSEHLDFIKPLLEGKNMGLMSEAGCPGVADPGAVIVKLAHEKGIQVVPLVGPSSILLAMMASGMNGQSFTFNGYLPIDKDEKKSALRHFEKLSQDKNQSQIFIETPYRNNKLVEDLLQILNPSTHLCIATDITLPTEFIKTMKVSDWKKLKVDLHNRPTIFIIHKM, encoded by the coding sequence ATGAAACTTCTCGGAAAACTATATTTAATTCCAACTACAATGGGTGAAAGCGATCCAATGGATGTTTTACCACAAACAGTAAGAAGAAGTATAGAGTTGATAGACCACTACATTGTAGAAAATGACAAGACAGCTCGAAAATCTATAAAAGCAGTTTATCCTGAAAAGAAACAATCTGAACTGGTTCTTTTTACCCTTAACAAACGTACAGAACCAAGTGAACATCTAGACTTTATCAAACCTTTATTAGAAGGAAAAAATATGGGTTTAATGAGTGAAGCAGGTTGTCCGGGTGTAGCAGATCCAGGTGCAGTTATCGTAAAATTAGCGCATGAAAAAGGGATTCAAGTGGTACCTTTAGTTGGCCCTTCTTCTATTTTATTAGCTATGATGGCTTCCGGAATGAATGGACAAAGTTTTACTTTCAATGGATATTTGCCAATTGACAAAGACGAGAAAAAATCAGCTTTAAGGCATTTTGAGAAATTATCTCAGGATAAAAATCAGTCTCAAATTTTTATTGAAACACCTTATAGAAACAACAAATTGGTTGAAGATCTTTTACAGATTTTAAACCCGTCAACACATCTTTGTATTGCTACAGATATTACTTTACCAACAGAGTTCATCAAAACAATGAAAGTTTCGGATTGGAAAAAATTAAAAGTGGATTTACATAACAGACCTACGATTTTTATTATTCATAAAATGTAA